A stretch of Besnoitia besnoiti strain Bb-Ger1 chromosome III, whole genome shotgun sequence DNA encodes these proteins:
- a CDS encoding hypothetical protein (encoded by transcript BESB_044150): MRIIRLLATLLLVYIAVDMSWAAPSPAVFPLLRDDDAPSGKITDLTSEEEEKEFSVRVLQPSSKQCGLRLNDWAEIRVRSFGTSLVKLRQIENKEFGHALQGFEVGKHNVIPLNRGIIGMCVGETRRVGIKIGNMGEIFYEVTLENFKRVHRKVPNKNDEL; the protein is encoded by the exons ATGAGAATTATACGCTTGCTGGCAACGTTGCTGCTTGTCTACATCGCTGTGGACATGTCCTGGGCAGCGCCGTCTCCTGCTGTGTTCCCTTTATTACGCGACGACGATGCCCCGAGCGGCAAAATCACTGATCTCacaagcgaggaggaagagaaagaatTCAGCGTGCGTGTGCTGCAGCCCTCATCGAAACAGTGTGGCTTACGGCTAAACGACTGGGCAGAAATACGAGTGCGATCTTTCGGTACGTCATTGGTCAAGCTGCGGCAAATTGAG AACAAGGAATTCGGGCATGCTTTGCAGGGGTTCGAG GTCGGGAAACACAATGTGATCCCATTAAACAGAGGGATCATCGGCATGTGTGTAGGCGAAACTAG AAGGGTCGGGATCAAAATTGG GAACATGGGCGAAATTTTCTAC GAGGTCACACTGGAAAACTTCAAGAGAGTGCACCGGAAAGTTCCCAACAAGAACGACGAACTTTGA
- a CDS encoding NEK kinase (encoded by transcript BESB_044130), which translates to MPVYKKVRLIGSGSFGRAYLVRDKDDEQKLYVMKLIDISQMDGKMREDTFNEAKVLSTLKPHPFIIRYHQSYIYEDHLCIIMDFAAGGDIAARIREQKRSGQRFDESLIKRWIAQATIGLNYLHNMHILHRDLKPQNLFLTANDDLQIGDFGIAKILESPSACTQTTIGTPYYLSPEICKGESYSLPADIWSLGCILYELASLTVPFHANDLKGLVDSISKLPVPAMPSVYSDELRQLCIDMLNRDPSRRPTAAQIIRLSPIKEEIDKIKSKRRNSFSTGIAPLAPVRSSSAVEAA; encoded by the exons ATGCCTGTGTATAAGAAAGTCCGCCTCATTGGCTCAGGTTCCTTCGGACGCGCATACCTTGTTCGTGACAAAGACGATGAACAGAAGTT ATACGTTATGAAACTCATTGACATCTCCCAGATGGACGGAAAAATGAGAGAGGATACCTTCAATGAAGCCAAG GTCTTGTCTACTCTCAAGCCTCACCCTTTCATCATTCGATATCACCAGAGCTATATCTACGAAGATCACCTCTGTATAATCATGGACTTCGCTGCGG GAGGAGACATCGCCGCAAGAATCCGCGAGCAAAAGCGGTCTGGCCAGAGATTCGACGAGAGCCTCATCAAACGGTGGATCGCCCAAGCAACAATTGGCCTGAACTATTTACACAACATGCACATTCTTCACCGAG ATTTGAAGCCGCAGAACCTTTTCTTAACGGCGAACGACGACCTTCAGATCGGCGACTTCGGGATCGCCAAGATCCTCGAGTCTCCTTCCGCCTGCACGCAGACGACAATCGGGACGCCTTACTACCTCAGCCCGGAAATTTGCAAA GGAGAAAGCTATTCACTGCCTGCGGATATCTGGTCCCTCGGGTGCATTCTTTACGAGCTC GCCTCATTGACTGTTCCGTTTCACGCGAACGACTTGAAGGGCCTCGTTGACTCTATTTCGAAACTGCCC GTCCCTGCCATGCCTTCTGTATACTCCGACGAGCTTCGACAGCTCTGCATAGACATGCTGAACAGAGATCCGTCGAGGCGTCCAACAGCGGCGCAGATCATCAGGCTCTCTCCGATAAAG GAGGAAATTGATAAAATCAAGTCAAAGAGAAGAAACTCTTTCAGCACAGGTATTGCCCCCCTCGCCCCAGTccgctcgtcttccgcggtgGAAGCTGCATAA
- a CDS encoding kinesin motor domain-containing protein (encoded by transcript BESB_044120), whose amino-acid sequence MAENVKVAVRIRPPHTYASLSGLFYAERQEGGSSRLSLPGPVTVEEANDGSAAVVRVQNKLGNQSKFVFDLLFESSQNGRRSPATEPPSGDVCRFSGLEYNTQAAVFERTAKPLCDSLLEGFNASILAYGQTGSGKTYTIVGPQDGASEKSEERGVLPRALQYLFSKLPPHKHGHHVSASSKTAPAAPSSSIVSWSMEVQFVEIYQEQIYDLLSLSPASAFQMPVSPSAKDAASDACPMPSPGGRGPADNAPAADLYAGGGSGALRVRYDPSRQAAYVAGARRIAVGDEEKAMQVFSQGVKNRRTAETKLNLSSSRSHAVFSIFLHLEKKEEPSPAAAGAAAAAQDGRRKAMRRKVSAQLHIVDLAGSERQKDTQASGDRLREAGKINYSLSVLSHVIRELVEHGSEEPPTPNGARSRPGASHIPYRDSKLTFLLMDALGGSSKAALIATLSPSLAHLGETVSTLHFAAMSKRIKNKATAHEVKIWDKASIEEMLRERKRQAEEVQRLRALLLDAKGVSRPPSQALDALSPSAFLALLEKDGGELEETGAGRGFEAREEKENAPQPTELEQRVAVLEAALVQASELHRRDQVDAQKHVDSLQKRVEYYDDFVRSLQRQRSRDVLSQVSLSVSCPDSEEGSQLFSVGFEEVERLRVELRQRELEAERLRACVLDLQEKERPLVALLILLQKHLKYREGLDRLALLPEEEDELLNGRSGDEDAFYCRQQLLVELLESTVNARSAGRGLRYSPPGSPKGGAGVQASGVLPARWQTDSEEPTTAATCAALEAGSERGERPRPEQAKDAKQEKSGDEAQRETEKGAEDSPESTSVTSEAPPAACPPTRARDAADEASWEATVTHFARAANDLIQHVQTKRKAASATSHAEVFASLAAHQDAGSGDTWPVRAGTSLQERIGRIAEMTAQLRALASVFDLLLDDHGSHGEAPAPLSRPVDAVHSSSLSVHGEEASAGSFSSVPSPADFALEPEASLSSPEPDKGAVGLESQQLRELYEDEKRASEALRQQVRWLQRTCRGLDTSSEKEQVFSSRREGEASDSPTPEESLAGVLQEYKDRVTELEAQVTLLSQKLGEKRVADKAGRLTQSPDQTHARLKPRHSTPDGGDSRVDPLASPSRPSLDLSLPLSSPLPSPSFPFVLPLSAVFDGCVTARGRFAMVVSLVARASEAKSGASASTAVLSLLQEVAGEPVSRGEGAGAALGGEADPGSCMRLSSEDACAVIHELPLAQVKKVSRVLEYGKKKNGYEDAERVGRREAEEKTRGGEQELSVSSYVYRIYFKHPISVWEHAERQGAKTKWVTVAVNEQALQRHGVTSPEACDRLLLSVLKGSTAAPQKGSAPPA is encoded by the exons ATGGCTGAAAACGTGAAGGTGGCGGTGCGGATTCGGCCGCCGCACACGTacgcgtcgctctcgggTCTGTTCTacgcggagaggcaggaaGGCGGATCttcgcgcctgtcgctgccgGGGCCTGTGACTGTTGAGGAGGCAAACGACGGGAGCGCGGCGGTCGTCCGCGTGCAAAACAAACTCGGCAACCAGTCCAAGTTCGTCTTCGATCTCCTCTTTGAGTCGTCGCAGAATGGCAGAAGGTCTCCCGCGACGGAGCCGCCCTCCGGGGACGTCTGTCGCTTTTCCGGCCTCGAATACAACACCCAGGCCGCCGTCTTTGAGCGAACGGCGAAGCCGCTTTGCGACTCGCTCCTCGAAGGGTTCAACGCGTCCATTCTCGCGTACGGACAGACAG GCAGCGGGAAAACGTATACGATCGTTGGGCCGCAGGATGGAGCATCGGAGAAGagcgaagagcgcggcgtCCTGCCGAGA gctctTCAGTATCTTTTTTCGAAGCTGCCTCCGCACAAACACGGCCACCacgtctccgcttcgtcgaagactgcgcccgcggcgccgtcttcctcgatTGTGTCCTGGTCGATGGAGGTGCAGTTTGTGGAGATTTACCAGGAGCAGATCTACGaccttctctcgctgtcgccggcgtcggcgttcCAGATGCcagtctctccctccgcgaaagatgccgcgagcgacgcgtgcCCAATGCCCtcgcctggcggccgcgggcctgcagacaacgcgcccgcggcagacctctacgcgggcggcggctccggcgccctccgcgtgcgcTACGACCCCTCCAGGCAGGCGGCGTACGTGGCTGGTGCCCGGCGCATCGCGGTCGGGGATGAAGAGAAGGCGATGCAGGTCTTTTCGCAGGGCGTGAAGAACCGCAGAACTGCAGAGACGAAGCTGAATTTGTCCAGCTCCCGGTCTCACGCCGTCTTCTCGATCTTCCTCCACctcgagaagaaggaggagcccagtcccgccgccgcaggcgccgccgccgcggcccaagacgggcggcggaaggccaTGAGAAGAAAAGTCTCTGCGCAACTCCACATCGTCGATCTCGCTGGCAGCGAACGGCAGAAAGACACGCAGGCCTCGGGCGACCG GCTCCGGGAGGCGGGGAAGATCAACTACTCGCTATCGGTGCTGTCCCACGTGATTCGCGAGCTCGTCGAGCACGGCAGCGAGgagccgccgacgcccaacggcgcgcggtcgcgcccgGGGGCCTCGCACATTCCATACCGCGACAGCAAACTCACTTTCCTGCTGATGGACGCCCTCGGCGGAAGCAGCAAAGCTGCGCTGATTGCGACCCTGtcgccctccctcgcgcATCTCGGCGAGACGGTGAGTACGCTGCACTTCGCCGCGATGAGCAAGCGGATCAAGAACAAGGCCACGGCGCACGAAGTGAAGATCTGGGATAAAG CTTCCATCGAGGAGATGCTTCGCGAGCGGAAGCGTCAGGCGGAGGAAGTGcaacgcctgcgcgcgctgctgctggacgcgaagggcgtctcgcgccctccgtcgcaggcgctggacgcgctctcgccgtcggcctTTCTGGCTCTTCTCGAGAAGGACGGCGGGGAGCTGGAGGAGaccggcgcagggcgcggcttcgaagccagagaagaaaaagagaacgcgccgcagcccactgagctcgagcagcgcgtcgccgtaCTGGAGGCGGCCCTCGTCCAGGCCTCCGAACTCCACAGACGCGATCAAGTCGATGCGCAGAAGCACGTTGACTCGCTTCAGAAGCGGGTGGAGTACTACGACGACTTCGTT CGGAgcctccagcggcagcgctcGCGCGACGTGCTTTCGCAggtgtctctgtctgtctcgtGCCCGGATTCCGAGGAGGGTTCCCAGTTGTTTTCTGTGGGCTTCGAGGAAgtcgagcggctgcgcgtggagctgcgccagcgcgagtTGGAGGctgagcggctgcgcgcgtgcgtgctCGACCTGCAAGAGAAGGAGCGGCCTCTGGTCGCGTTGCTGATTCTTCTTCAGAAGCACCTCAAGTACCGCGAGGGCCTGGAccggctcgcgctgctgcctgaggaggaggacgagctgCTCAACGGGCGCTCAGGGGACGAGGACGCGTTCTACtgtcgccagcagctgctcgtcgagctcctcgagAGCACCGTCAACGCCAGGTCCGCCGGGCGGGGCTTGCGATACTCTCCCCCCGGCTCGCCcaagggcggcgcgggcgttcAGGCCTCCGGCGTGCTCCCCGCGAGGTggcagacagacagcgaagagcccacgacggcggcgacctgcgcggcgctcgaaGCCGGGAGCGAGAGGGGAGAGCGACCTCGCCCCgagcaggcgaaggacgcgaagcaggagaagagcggcgacgaggcgcagcgagaaaccgagaagggcgcagaggacTCTCCTGAGTCCACTTCCGTGACCTcggaagcgccgccggctgcctgtccgccgacccgcgcgcgcgacgctgcggacGAGGCCTCGTGGGAGGCGACAGTCACGCACTttgcgcgagcggcgaacgATCTCATTCAGCACGttcagacgaagaggaaagcagCCTCGGCGACATCGCACGCCGAggtcttcgcctccctcgccgcacACCAGGACGCGGGTTCCGGAGACACCTGGCCCGTGCGCGCGGGCACCAGCCTGCAGGAGAGAATTGGCAGAATCGCGGAAATGACGGCGCAG ctgcgcgcgcttgcctcgGTTTTCGACCTTCTTCTGGATGATCACGGTTCTCATGGGGAAgcccccgcgcctctctctcgccctgtGGACGCGGTGCATTCATCGTCGCTTTCGGTTCACGGTGAAGAAGCTTCTGCGGGCTCTTTTTCCTCCGTCCCCTCGCCAGCGGATTTCGCTTTGGAGCCagaggcgtcgctgtcgtctccCGAGCCCGACAAGGGCGCGGTGGGGCTGGAGAGCCaacagctgcgcgagctgtATGAGGACGAAAAACGCGCGAGTGAAGCTCTGCGGCAGCAAGTGCGCTGGCTGCAGCGGACTTGCCGGGGACTGGATACCTCCTCTGAAAAGGAGCAGGTTttctcgtctcgccgcgaaggcgaagcgagcgacTCGCCGACTCCCGAGgagagcctcgcgggcgtcctGCAGGAATACAAAGACCGCGTCacggagctcgaggcgcagGTCACGCTGCTCTCGCAAAAACTGGGAGAAAAACGGGTCGCCGACAAAGCCGGCCGCCTCACTCAGTCCCCAGACCAAACGCACGCGAGGCTCAAGCCGCGACATTCGACGcccgacggcggagacagtcGC GTCGACCCCCTTGCGTCTCCGTCTCGCCCTTCGCTGGACTTAAGCCTACCGCTATCGTCGCCGcttccgtcgccttcgtttccTTTCGTTCTTCCGCTTTCGGCGGTTTTTGACGGCTGTGtgacggcgcgcgggcgctttGCAATGGTGGTATCGCTGgtcgcgagagcgagcgaagccaagtcgggcgcctcggcctccacTGCAGTTCTGAGCCTTCTACAGGAGGTCGCGGGCGAACCGGTCTCGcgtggcgagggcgccggtgcggctctcggcggcgaggcagaccCGGGCTCGTGCATGCGTCTCTCGTCAGAAGACGCGTGCGCCGTCATCCACGAGCTGCCCCTCGCGCAGGTCAAGAAGGTGAGTCGCGTGCTTGAGTATggcaagaagaagaacggctacgaggacgccgagcgggtcgggcggcgcgaggccgaggagaagaccagaggcggcgagcaggagcTGTCCGTCTCCTCGTACGTGTATCGAATCTACTTCAAGCATCCGATCTCCGTCTGGGAgcacgcggagaggcaggggGCGAAAACCAAATGGGTGACTGTCGCAGTCAACGAGCaagcgctgcagagacacggcGTGACGTCGCCAGAGGCCTGTGACAGACTGCTGCTCTCGGTTCTGAAGGGCAGcacagccgcgccgcagaagggttcggcgccgcccgcgtga
- a CDS encoding hypothetical protein (encoded by transcript BESB_044160), which produces MSLKVGIVAVFCSSLALEASSLRVQVLDAAVIQQTQLPVPGLTALPIPRFNLMIWLTNVIFPSEAPQSFRTQFTAKGCPIWYVDPNRPPALFGEDFIVTNGWSYDPSSRTIDYYGGDEMIEPQHPFPFFFLPRRATSRSALIKRNFLCQNSRVQTEVMLGSARQAGVIFRGISERNFWAFLLTSGNGLELVRVKDGERLVLATISSMNVMPGQWYSIAVEEQLGDIRTTGGVAGERQQSTVYRAQADEEFSPRGRESGTGNPQAIAKQLQTSPEAIAGSLGQDIAIIKELPEDVKNWCPYGARCAGNPFED; this is translated from the exons ATGTCGCTCAAGGTCGGCATCGTGGCCGTCTTTTGTTCCAGCCTCGCCTTAGAAGCGAGCAGTTTAAGGGTGCAGGTGCTGGATGCTGCAGTGATCCAGCAGACCCAGCTGCCGGTCCCGGGGTTGACAGCCTTGCCCATTCCTAGGTTCAACCTCATGATATGGCTGACAAATGTCATCTTCCCGTCAGAAGCACCGCAATCATTCCGAACACAGTTTACCGCGAAGGGGTGCCCCATTTGGTACGTAGACCCGAACCGGCCTCCTGCGTTGTTCGGTGAAGATTTCATCGTGACGAATGGCTGGTCGTATGACCCGTCTTCCCGCACAATCGACTATTATGGCGGCGACGAGATGATAGAGCCACAGCATCCGTTccccttcttctttctgccACGCCGTGCCACATCCCGTTCAGCGCTTATCAAACGGAACTTCCTCTGTCAAAACTCGCGCGTGCAGACAGAGGTCATGCTCGGCAGCGCACGCCAAGCGGGCGTGATCTTCAGAGGCATAAGCGAAAGAAACTTTTGGGCGTTCCTTTTGACCTCTGGGAACGGGCTGGAACTTGTGCGCGTAAAAGATGGAGAACGCCTCGTCCTAGCGACCATTTCATCAATGAACGTCATGC CTGGTCAGTGGTATTCTATTGCAGTCGAGGAGCAGCTCGGGGACATACGAACCACTGGAG GTGTGGCcggggagagacagcagTCAACCGTGTACCGTGCGCAAGCGGATGAAGAGTTTTCCCctcgcgggcgagagagcg GCACAGGCAACCCTCAAGCGATTGCAAAGCAGCTGCAG ACATCCCCCGAAGCCATAGCTGGCTCGCTAGGGCAGGATATCGCCATTATAAAGGAGCTTCCGGAAGATGTAAAGAACTGGTGCCCTTATG GTGCACGGTGCGCCGGCAATCCATTCGAGGACTGA
- a CDS encoding hypothetical protein (encoded by transcript BESB_044140), whose translation MSPGQHSTCHKLCRRCHSYFNSSDEKERSSGCHYHHQSYVNRYHPEGERYYAAVEENPKHKGWHGSCWECCGAEEKDAPGCTWGPHVTYDD comes from the exons ATGTCTCCAGGCCAACACTCCACCTGCCACAAGCTTTGTCGGAGATGCCATTCTTACTTCAACTCATCCGACGAGAAGGAGCGGAGCTCGGGGTGTCACTACCATCACCAATCGTATGTTAATCGTTACCACCCAGAAGGAGAGCGCTACTATGCGGCGGTGGAAGAAAACCCGAAGCACAAAGGATGGCACGGGAGTTGCTG GGaatgctgcggcgcagaggaaaaagaTGCACCAGGATGTACTTGGGGCCCGCATGTGACCTATGACGATTGA